From Microbacterium sp. LWH11-1.2, one genomic window encodes:
- a CDS encoding MIP/aquaporin family protein, translated as MADVNLGLYFLSELVGTAMLILLGCGVVANVALAKNKGFAGGFLMVNWGWGLAVFAGVLVSAYSGAILNPAVGIGLLVAGKISFVMFLVATGAELLGAIIGAILVWLAYKQHFDEEPEPANKLGVFSTGPAIRSYGWNLITEIIGTFVLVFVIFAFADYGDIEVGTPGGLGPLTALPVALLVVAIGASLGGPTGYAINPARDLGPRIAHAILPIKGKGASDWSYSWVPVVGPLIGGVIAALAAPALLGLAG; from the coding sequence ATGGCTGATGTGAATCTCGGTCTCTACTTCCTGTCGGAGCTCGTCGGCACAGCGATGCTGATCCTCCTGGGTTGTGGTGTCGTCGCCAACGTCGCTCTCGCGAAGAACAAGGGCTTCGCCGGCGGCTTCCTGATGGTCAACTGGGGATGGGGCCTCGCCGTCTTCGCCGGTGTGCTCGTCTCCGCGTACTCCGGTGCGATCCTCAACCCCGCCGTCGGCATCGGCCTCCTGGTCGCCGGCAAGATCTCCTTCGTGATGTTCCTCGTCGCCACAGGTGCCGAACTCCTCGGAGCGATCATCGGTGCGATCCTCGTGTGGCTGGCATACAAGCAGCACTTCGACGAGGAGCCCGAGCCCGCCAACAAGCTCGGCGTCTTCTCGACCGGTCCCGCGATCCGCTCGTACGGGTGGAACCTCATCACGGAGATCATCGGCACGTTCGTCCTGGTGTTCGTCATCTTCGCGTTCGCGGACTACGGCGACATCGAGGTCGGCACGCCCGGCGGCCTCGGCCCGCTCACGGCGCTTCCGGTGGCCCTGCTCGTCGTCGCTATCGGCGCCTCGCTCGGTGGACCGACCGGCTACGCGATCAACCCGGCACGTGACCTCGGTCCGCGCATCGCCCACGCGATCCTCCCCATCAAGGGCAAGGGCGCCAGCGACTGGTCCTACTCGTGGGTCCCTGTCGTCGGTCCCCTCATCGGTGGCGTGATCGCCGCCCTCGCCGCACCCGCGCTGCTCGGCCTCGCCGGCTGA
- the glpK gene encoding glycerol kinase GlpK — MADYIIAIDQGTTSSRAIIFDKKGSIVESGQKEHEQILPKAGWVEHDAAEIWRNVQEVIGLALSRADLTRHDIAAIGITNQRETAVVWDRKTGKPIYNAIVWQDTRTQEIVDRLAADGGGDRFKDIVGLPLATYFSGTKIAWILENVDGAREKAEAGDLAFGTTDSWVLWNLTGGVDGGVHATDVTNASRTMFMDLETLEWRDDILEAFGVPRSMMPEIRSSSEVYGAAEDSSLLRETPIAGILGDQQAATFGQAAFNTGESKNTYGTGCFLIFNTGEEIVHSKNGLLTTVGYKLGDGPTHYALEGSIAVTGSLIQWLRDQLGIISSAPEVEKLAEQVEDNGGVYIVPAFSGLFAPYWRPDARGAIVGLTRYANKNHIARAALEAVAFQTRDVLDAVNADAGVDLTELKVDGGMVANDALMQFQADVLGVPVVRPVVAETTALGAAYAAGLAVGFWNGLDDLSANWQEDKRWEPSMEDGERDRQLRLWRKAVTKSMDWVDEDVK; from the coding sequence GTGGCTGACTACATCATCGCCATCGACCAGGGAACGACCTCGAGCCGTGCCATCATCTTCGACAAGAAGGGCAGCATCGTCGAGTCCGGCCAGAAGGAGCACGAGCAGATCCTGCCGAAGGCCGGCTGGGTCGAGCACGACGCCGCCGAGATCTGGCGCAACGTCCAGGAGGTCATCGGGCTCGCACTGAGCCGCGCGGACCTCACGCGTCACGACATCGCCGCGATCGGCATCACCAACCAGCGCGAGACCGCGGTGGTCTGGGACCGGAAGACCGGCAAGCCGATCTACAACGCGATCGTCTGGCAGGACACGCGCACGCAGGAGATCGTCGACCGCCTCGCGGCGGACGGCGGCGGCGACCGCTTCAAGGACATCGTCGGCCTCCCGCTGGCGACGTACTTCTCCGGCACCAAGATCGCCTGGATCCTGGAGAACGTCGACGGCGCCCGCGAGAAGGCGGAGGCCGGAGACCTGGCCTTCGGCACCACCGACAGCTGGGTGCTGTGGAACCTCACCGGTGGCGTCGACGGCGGCGTGCACGCGACCGACGTCACGAACGCGTCGCGCACGATGTTCATGGACCTCGAGACACTGGAGTGGCGCGACGACATCCTGGAGGCGTTCGGTGTGCCGCGCTCGATGATGCCCGAGATCCGCTCCTCCTCCGAGGTCTACGGCGCGGCGGAGGACTCGTCCCTGCTGCGCGAGACGCCGATCGCCGGCATCCTCGGCGATCAGCAGGCGGCGACGTTCGGACAGGCGGCCTTCAACACCGGTGAGAGCAAGAACACCTACGGAACGGGCTGCTTCCTGATCTTCAACACGGGCGAGGAGATCGTCCACTCGAAGAACGGGCTGCTCACCACCGTCGGGTACAAGCTCGGCGACGGTCCGACGCACTACGCGCTCGAGGGCTCGATCGCGGTCACCGGATCCCTGATCCAGTGGCTGCGCGACCAGCTCGGCATCATCTCCTCGGCGCCCGAGGTCGAGAAGCTGGCCGAGCAGGTCGAGGACAACGGCGGCGTCTACATCGTGCCCGCGTTCTCCGGTCTGTTCGCGCCCTACTGGCGCCCGGACGCTCGCGGCGCGATCGTCGGACTCACCCGGTACGCGAACAAGAACCACATCGCTCGCGCGGCCCTCGAGGCCGTGGCCTTCCAGACGCGCGACGTGCTCGACGCGGTCAACGCCGACGCCGGTGTCGACCTCACCGAGCTCAAGGTCGACGGCGGCATGGTCGCGAACGATGCGCTCATGCAGTTCCAGGCCGACGTGCTCGGTGTTCCGGTCGTCCGACCGGTCGTTGCCGAGACCACGGCGCTGGGCGCGGCCTACGCTGCGGGCCTCGCGGTGGGCTTCTGGAACGGTCTGGACGACCTCTCCGCCAACTGGCAGGAGGACAAGCGCTGGGAGCCGTCGATGGAAGACGGCGAACGCGACCGCCAGCTGCGCCTGTGGCGCAAGGCCGTCACGAAGTCGATGGACTGGGTCGACGAGGACGTGAAGTAG
- a CDS encoding LysR family transcriptional regulator, which translates to MDLQQLRYVVEVASTSSFTRAAERCFVTQSALSHQIAALERELGQRLFVRSSRSVRLTEAGEAFVPHARAALLATEQAKEDAAASAGEIVGTLRLGVIPTVTAVDVPSLLVAYRAAHPSARVELRVGNSDALMAAIRAGELDVGLLGLREEVQPSGVASRLLASEGLVAVVPSGHALAESASVRISDLADMTFADFPAGTSGRAQSDAAFDGAHVARDVAFEADSAELILGLVAAGLAVTLLAPGVVARSNADVVTVDLRRGPVRDEYVAWDRTGPRSAARAFLDVLDAVGSAQQEAGPEETSEPASG; encoded by the coding sequence GCCTCGACATCGAGTTTCACCCGAGCGGCGGAACGGTGCTTCGTCACGCAGTCGGCGCTCAGCCATCAGATCGCCGCGCTCGAGCGCGAGCTCGGTCAGCGTCTGTTCGTGCGTTCGAGCCGCAGCGTCCGCCTGACCGAGGCGGGTGAGGCGTTCGTCCCGCACGCCAGGGCGGCTCTCCTCGCGACGGAGCAGGCCAAGGAGGATGCCGCCGCCTCCGCCGGCGAGATCGTCGGCACGCTTCGGCTCGGCGTCATCCCGACCGTGACGGCCGTGGATGTTCCCTCCCTCCTCGTCGCGTATCGCGCGGCGCACCCGTCGGCGAGGGTCGAACTCCGGGTGGGGAACAGCGATGCGCTCATGGCGGCGATCCGTGCCGGTGAGCTCGACGTCGGGCTCCTGGGGCTCCGGGAAGAGGTTCAGCCGAGCGGCGTGGCCTCGAGGCTCCTCGCCTCCGAGGGTCTCGTGGCCGTCGTCCCCTCCGGGCATGCTCTGGCGGAATCGGCATCCGTCCGGATCAGCGATCTCGCGGACATGACGTTCGCCGACTTCCCGGCCGGCACCTCCGGGCGCGCGCAGAGCGATGCGGCCTTCGACGGGGCGCATGTGGCGCGCGATGTGGCGTTCGAGGCGGACTCGGCCGAGCTCATCCTCGGATTGGTCGCGGCAGGGCTCGCGGTCACGCTGCTGGCGCCCGGGGTGGTCGCCCGATCGAACGCCGATGTGGTCACCGTGGACCTGCGGCGCGGTCCCGTCCGGGACGAGTACGTCGCCTGGGACAGGACGGGACCGCGCAGCGCCGCCCGCGCCTTCCTCGACGTCCTCGACGCCGTCGGGTCCGCACAGCAGGAAGCGGGTCCGGAGGAGACCTCCGAACCCGCTTCCGGATGA